One stretch of Siphonobacter curvatus DNA includes these proteins:
- a CDS encoding IlvD/Edd family dehydratase, translating into MQEEKKLRSQDWFGKTGKDGFIYRAWMKNQGFPHHEFMGKPVIGICNTWSELTPCNAHFRELAECIKRGVWEAGGFPVEFPVMSLGETLMKPTAMLYRNLASMDVEESIRGNPIDGVVLMCGCDKTTPSLVMGAASVDLPSIVISGGPMLAGHFKGRKIGTSDVWRFAEAYKVGEMSQEEFIAAEGCMARSAGHCAVMGTASTMASMVESLGLTLPDNASIPAADSRRKTMAHMTGRRIVEMVREDLTMSKVLTRKAFENAIMVNAAIGGSTNFVIHLMAIAGRIGVELDLQDFDRLSENIPFIANIQPSGEHFFEDLYYAGGLPAVMKELSNSLNLDALTVTGQMLGENIVLSNAHNREIIASVDNPFKPNTGLAVLKGNLAVNGAVLKPSAASPHLMTHTGRAVVFEDIDDYKARIDDPDLDIDETCVMVLKYVGPKGYPGMPEVGNMVLPKKLLEKGIHDMVRISDGRMSGTGFGTVVLHVSPEAAIGGTLALVQNGDLITLDVPNRSLHLHVSDEELAERKKHWQPLELGYERGYTNLYLNHVQQSHQGADMDFLVGKSGTWKLRESH; encoded by the coding sequence ATGCAAGAAGAAAAGAAACTCCGTTCACAGGACTGGTTTGGCAAGACGGGCAAAGACGGTTTCATTTACCGGGCCTGGATGAAAAACCAGGGCTTTCCGCACCATGAATTCATGGGTAAGCCCGTCATCGGAATCTGTAATACTTGGTCGGAGTTAACGCCCTGTAATGCTCACTTCCGCGAACTCGCCGAATGTATCAAGCGGGGCGTGTGGGAGGCTGGGGGCTTTCCCGTGGAGTTTCCCGTCATGTCTTTGGGCGAAACCTTGATGAAGCCTACGGCCATGCTGTACCGCAACCTGGCCAGTATGGACGTGGAGGAATCTATTCGTGGAAATCCCATCGATGGCGTCGTGTTGATGTGCGGTTGTGACAAAACCACGCCTTCGCTGGTGATGGGAGCGGCAAGCGTGGACTTGCCCAGTATCGTTATCTCGGGCGGACCCATGCTGGCGGGGCACTTCAAAGGCCGTAAAATCGGTACGTCGGATGTCTGGCGTTTTGCCGAAGCCTACAAAGTAGGGGAGATGTCGCAGGAGGAATTCATTGCCGCTGAAGGCTGTATGGCCCGTAGTGCCGGGCACTGTGCGGTGATGGGCACGGCCTCGACGATGGCATCTATGGTTGAATCGCTGGGCTTGACTTTGCCCGATAATGCTTCGATTCCGGCGGCAGATTCCCGTCGAAAAACCATGGCCCACATGACGGGTCGCCGGATCGTGGAAATGGTCCGCGAAGACCTGACCATGTCCAAAGTACTAACCCGGAAGGCCTTTGAAAATGCAATCATGGTGAACGCCGCTATCGGGGGCTCTACCAACTTTGTCATTCACTTGATGGCCATTGCGGGACGGATTGGTGTGGAGCTGGACTTGCAGGATTTCGATCGCTTGTCGGAAAATATTCCCTTCATTGCCAATATTCAGCCTTCAGGCGAGCATTTCTTTGAGGATCTGTATTACGCGGGCGGCTTGCCTGCGGTGATGAAAGAGCTTTCCAATTCGCTAAATCTGGATGCTCTAACGGTAACGGGACAAATGCTGGGCGAAAACATTGTTTTATCCAATGCCCATAACCGGGAAATCATTGCTTCCGTCGATAATCCCTTCAAACCCAATACGGGACTGGCCGTACTAAAAGGTAATTTGGCCGTGAACGGTGCCGTACTCAAACCCTCGGCGGCCAGTCCGCACTTGATGACGCACACGGGCCGGGCAGTTGTCTTTGAAGACATTGACGATTACAAGGCCCGTATCGACGACCCGGATCTGGACATTGACGAAACCTGTGTCATGGTGTTGAAATACGTCGGTCCGAAGGGATACCCCGGTATGCCGGAAGTAGGAAATATGGTTTTGCCGAAGAAGCTCCTTGAAAAGGGAATCCACGACATGGTCCGTATTTCCGACGGTCGGATGAGTGGTACTGGTTTCGGTACAGTGGTGCTGCACGTTTCACCCGAAGCGGCCATTGGCGGAACGCTGGCTCTGGTACAAAACGGCGATCTGATTACGCTGGATGTACCCAACCGAAGCCTGCACCTGCACGTATCCGATGAGGAACTGGCCGAACGCAAAAAACACTGGCAACCGCTTGAGCTGGGTTACGAACGCGGGTATACCAACTTGTACCTGAATCACGTTCAGCAATCACACCAGGGAGCTGATATGGATTTTCTGGTTGGAAAATCCGGAACCTGGAAATTGCGGGAATCGCATTAG
- the lpcA gene encoding D-sedoheptulose 7-phosphate isomerase — protein MLQSIIQQELSEAQQVLDRFLNDPKHIQHIEDAARLLAAAIQNGNKIISCGNGGSHCDAMHFAEELTGRYRNDRRSLPAIAISDVSHLSCVSNDYGYDYVFSRFVEGMGFAGDVLVGISTSGNSANIIKAVEAARSKGMKVLILTGKDGGKLAGKADVEICVPHFGYADRIQEIHIKVIHILILLIEKLVVEQND, from the coding sequence ATGTTACAGTCGATTATTCAACAGGAATTATCAGAAGCTCAACAAGTACTGGATCGCTTTTTAAACGATCCTAAACATATTCAGCACATTGAAGACGCTGCCCGCTTACTGGCTGCGGCGATTCAGAACGGCAATAAAATCATTTCCTGCGGAAACGGCGGTTCACATTGTGATGCCATGCACTTTGCCGAAGAACTCACGGGTCGCTACCGAAACGATCGTCGATCACTACCGGCCATTGCTATTTCTGATGTCAGTCATTTATCCTGCGTATCCAATGATTACGGCTACGATTATGTATTTAGTCGTTTTGTGGAAGGCATGGGCTTCGCCGGGGATGTACTGGTCGGAATCAGCACGTCCGGAAATTCGGCTAATATCATCAAAGCGGTAGAAGCCGCCCGTTCCAAGGGCATGAAGGTATTGATTCTGACCGGAAAAGATGGAGGCAAACTAGCCGGAAAAGCCGACGTGGAAATCTGCGTACCGCATTTTGGTTACGCGGATCGCATCCAGGAAATTCACATTAAAGTGATTCACATTTTGATTTTATTGATTGAGAAGTTAGTGGTCGAACAAAACGACTAA
- a CDS encoding M16 family metallopeptidase yields MIHYQTFTLDNGLQVYVLEDHTTPMAAVNILYNVGSRDENPEKTGFAHLFEHLMFGGSKHIPDYDTPLQRVGGENNAFTSADITNYYITLPATNLETAFWLESDRMMSLSFDPQVLEVQRNVVIEEFKQRYLNQPYGDVWLKLRPLAYTKHPYSWATIGKEISHIEEATLEDVRNFFFRYYVPSNALLVVAGNVTVEQVKALSKKWFEPIAAGQPYQRALPEEPLQTEARFQEVEAKVPLDALYKVYHMPGRYEAGYYPADLLADILGRGKSSRLYRKLVKEQALFNSINAYPTGSLEPGLFVIQGNLNQGISIEEGEKAIQEIIDELLAKGPMESEVLKVKNQAEATLAFSEIELLNRAMNLAFAANAGNAEWANMEAERIQAVSGELIQAAARNILRPENCSTLYYRASA; encoded by the coding sequence ATGATTCATTATCAGACTTTTACTCTGGATAACGGCTTGCAGGTGTATGTGCTCGAAGACCACACCACGCCCATGGCAGCCGTCAATATTTTGTACAACGTGGGTTCGCGGGATGAAAACCCCGAAAAAACGGGATTTGCCCACCTCTTCGAGCACCTGATGTTTGGGGGCTCAAAACACATTCCCGATTACGATACCCCCCTGCAACGGGTAGGCGGGGAGAATAACGCATTTACATCGGCCGATATTACTAACTATTATATCACCTTACCGGCAACGAATCTGGAGACGGCCTTCTGGCTGGAGTCGGATCGGATGATGTCGCTATCCTTCGATCCGCAGGTACTGGAAGTACAGCGGAATGTGGTCATTGAAGAATTCAAACAACGCTACCTTAACCAGCCCTACGGCGATGTGTGGCTGAAGCTTCGACCTCTGGCGTACACGAAACACCCGTATAGTTGGGCGACCATCGGCAAGGAAATCAGTCATATCGAAGAAGCAACGCTGGAAGATGTGCGGAACTTCTTCTTTCGGTATTATGTGCCGAGCAATGCCCTATTAGTGGTAGCCGGTAATGTAACCGTAGAACAGGTAAAAGCCCTGAGCAAAAAATGGTTTGAACCCATTGCCGCCGGTCAGCCGTATCAACGGGCTTTGCCTGAGGAGCCCTTGCAAACCGAGGCCCGTTTTCAGGAAGTTGAAGCCAAAGTACCACTAGACGCTCTGTATAAAGTTTATCACATGCCGGGTCGATATGAGGCCGGGTATTATCCGGCCGATTTGTTGGCGGATATTCTGGGCCGGGGAAAATCGTCACGCCTGTATCGCAAGCTGGTAAAAGAACAGGCTCTGTTTAATTCCATCAATGCGTATCCTACGGGTAGTCTGGAACCCGGCTTATTCGTCATTCAGGGCAACCTGAACCAGGGCATATCGATTGAAGAGGGTGAAAAGGCCATTCAGGAAATCATTGATGAATTGCTGGCGAAAGGACCCATGGAATCGGAAGTACTGAAAGTGAAAAATCAGGCTGAAGCAACGCTAGCCTTCTCCGAAATCGAGTTATTGAATCGGGCGATGAATCTGGCTTTTGCGGCCAACGCCGGAAATGCTGAGTGGGCCAATATGGAAGCAGAACGCATTCAGGCCGTATCGGGCGAATTGATTCAGGCGGCGGCCCGTAACATTCTTCGTCCCGAAAACTGTTCAACCTTATATTACCGGGCTTCGGCTTAA
- a CDS encoding tetratricopeptide repeat protein, which translates to MKNHTYLRFLLLLPFLIFQTFSAKSQILNDRETQQQVIEALQNIYNFEFKEAEPFQQKIKAKYPNHPVNPLLLAIQTYWQHLPVSENASAANRYQSYLNQSLEQAEQMKSVDKHDTEATFFLLASHSYLAMLESDRGEFMKAASEAKRTYNYMKKGFKLTEQNPEFFFSTGLYNYYREQYPQDHPIVKPIMMFFQNGNKTLGLKQMETGYQKGIFTKTEAAYYLVYVLIKHENNPAKALTYSTPLLKEYPNNPVYLTRHTEALTLAGRYTDAEPLAQQLAQKKQVVFKSSGEVFLGLILEKGKKNDAAAAAYYQKALQNKISEQYTQDYHAMAYCGLARIADRSGKKDQAREYYKKAQKLAEYRSTMDEIKHALK; encoded by the coding sequence ATGAAAAATCATACGTATTTACGCTTTCTGCTCCTTCTTCCCTTCCTGATTTTCCAAACTTTCTCCGCTAAATCTCAGATTCTCAACGATCGCGAGACCCAGCAGCAAGTCATTGAAGCCCTCCAAAACATTTACAATTTCGAGTTCAAAGAAGCCGAACCTTTTCAGCAAAAAATCAAAGCCAAATATCCGAATCACCCGGTCAATCCTTTACTACTGGCGATTCAGACATACTGGCAGCATCTGCCTGTATCTGAGAACGCTTCGGCTGCCAATCGGTACCAGTCGTATTTGAATCAGTCGCTGGAACAGGCGGAACAGATGAAGTCCGTCGATAAACACGATACGGAAGCGACGTTTTTTCTGCTGGCCTCCCATAGTTATCTAGCGATGCTGGAATCGGACCGTGGCGAGTTTATGAAAGCCGCTTCGGAAGCCAAGCGTACCTATAACTACATGAAGAAAGGGTTCAAGCTGACGGAACAAAACCCGGAGTTTTTCTTTTCAACGGGCCTTTATAATTATTACCGCGAACAGTATCCGCAAGATCACCCCATCGTAAAACCCATCATGATGTTTTTCCAAAATGGGAATAAAACTTTAGGATTGAAACAAATGGAAACGGGTTACCAGAAAGGCATTTTTACCAAAACGGAAGCTGCGTATTATTTGGTCTATGTGCTGATCAAACATGAAAATAACCCGGCAAAAGCTCTGACTTACTCTACGCCTTTACTAAAAGAATATCCAAACAATCCGGTTTACTTGACACGGCATACCGAAGCCCTCACCTTAGCGGGCCGATACACCGACGCCGAACCGCTGGCTCAACAACTAGCCCAGAAAAAGCAAGTGGTTTTTAAATCATCGGGTGAAGTTTTTCTGGGTTTGATTCTGGAAAAAGGAAAGAAAAACGATGCCGCCGCTGCTGCTTATTACCAGAAAGCCCTGCAAAACAAAATAAGTGAACAGTATACGCAAGATTACCACGCCATGGCTTATTGCGGACTCGCCCGTATTGCGGATCGTTCTGGGAAGAAAGATCAGGCTCGGGAGTACTATAAGAAGGCTCAGAAACTGGCTGAATACCGAAGTACGATGGATGAAATCAAGCATGCTTTGAAGTAA